In a single window of the Elaeis guineensis isolate ETL-2024a chromosome 6, EG11, whole genome shotgun sequence genome:
- the LOC105034149 gene encoding caffeoylshikimate esterase isoform X2, with translation MRWEGVDEELAKMVCEANLDQASERRRIREAFKDVQLGIDHCLFKVYEVNSRGVEIFTKSWLPENLPIKALVCFCHGYADTCTFFFEGIARKLASSGYGIFALDYPGFGLSEGLHGYIPSFDTLVDDVVEHFSKIKENPEYRGLPSFLFGESMGGAVALKVHFKQPHVWDGAILVAPMCKIADDMVPPWPVVQFLIGMSKFLPKEKLVPQKDLAELAFKDPKKREQTRYNVISYKDKPRLRTAVELLRTSQEIERRLKEVSLPLLILHGEADIVTDPSVSKALYENACSSDKKLHLYKDACHSLLEGEMDEMIFQVFDDIILWLDEHSVRQAS, from the exons ATGAGATGGGAGGGAGTGGACGAGGAGCTCGCCAAGATGGTCTGTGAGGCGAACCTCGATCAGGCCTCGGAACGGCGGAGGATCCGCGAGGCCTTCAAGGATGTGCAGCTCGGCATCGATCATTGCTTGTTTAAG GTGTATGAGGTGAATTCTAGAGGTGTTGAAATTTTCACGAAAAGTTGGCTTCCAGAGAATTTGCCAATAAAGGCATTGGTTTGTTTTTGTCATGGCTACGCAGATACTTGTACATTTTTCTTTGAGG GTATAGCCAGGAAATTAGCATCATCTGGATATGGTATTTTTGCATTGGACTACCCTGGATTTGGTCTTTCAGAAGGACTTCATGGATATATTCCCAGCTTTGATACTCTTGTTGATGATGTAGTTGAGCATTTCTCCAAAATCAAAG AAAATCCCGAGTACCGTGGCCTTCCGAGCTTCCTGTTTGGGGAATCCATGGGTGGAGCAGTTGCTTTGAAGGTGCATTTCAAACAGCCACATGTGTGGGATGGTGCAATTTTAGTTGCACCCATGTGTAAG ATAGCAGATGATATGGTTCCACCTTGGCCTGTGGTGCAATTCCTGATTGGCATGTCTAAATTTCTTCCAAAAGAGAAGCTGGTTCCTCAAAAAGATTTAGCAGAATTGGCATTCAAAGATCCCAAGAAAAGGGAGCAG ACTCGTTACAATGTTATTTCTTACAAAGACAAACCACGCTTGAGGACAGCAGTCGAATTGCTGAGAACCAGCCAAGAGATAGAACGCCGATTGAAAGAA GTTTCTCTACCACTACTAATTCTACATGGTGAAGCTGATATCGTAACAGATCCTTCTGTCAGTAAGGCTTTGTATGAGAATGCATGTAGCTCAGACAAGAAGCTACACCTTTACAAAGATGCATGCCATTCCCTTCTTGAAGGCGAGATGGATGAGATGATATTTCAAGTCTTTGATGACATCATTCTTTGGCTAGATGAACACAGTGTTAGACAAGCATCTTGA
- the LOC105034149 gene encoding caffeoylshikimate esterase isoform X1, whose amino-acid sequence MRWEGVDEELAKMVCEANLDQASERRRIREAFKDVQLGIDHCLFKAQYSGIKSKEVYEVNSRGVEIFTKSWLPENLPIKALVCFCHGYADTCTFFFEGIARKLASSGYGIFALDYPGFGLSEGLHGYIPSFDTLVDDVVEHFSKIKENPEYRGLPSFLFGESMGGAVALKVHFKQPHVWDGAILVAPMCKIADDMVPPWPVVQFLIGMSKFLPKEKLVPQKDLAELAFKDPKKREQTRYNVISYKDKPRLRTAVELLRTSQEIERRLKEVSLPLLILHGEADIVTDPSVSKALYENACSSDKKLHLYKDACHSLLEGEMDEMIFQVFDDIILWLDEHSVRQAS is encoded by the exons ATGAGATGGGAGGGAGTGGACGAGGAGCTCGCCAAGATGGTCTGTGAGGCGAACCTCGATCAGGCCTCGGAACGGCGGAGGATCCGCGAGGCCTTCAAGGATGTGCAGCTCGGCATCGATCATTGCTTGTTTAAG GCACAATATTCTGGAATAAAATCGAAGGAG GTGTATGAGGTGAATTCTAGAGGTGTTGAAATTTTCACGAAAAGTTGGCTTCCAGAGAATTTGCCAATAAAGGCATTGGTTTGTTTTTGTCATGGCTACGCAGATACTTGTACATTTTTCTTTGAGG GTATAGCCAGGAAATTAGCATCATCTGGATATGGTATTTTTGCATTGGACTACCCTGGATTTGGTCTTTCAGAAGGACTTCATGGATATATTCCCAGCTTTGATACTCTTGTTGATGATGTAGTTGAGCATTTCTCCAAAATCAAAG AAAATCCCGAGTACCGTGGCCTTCCGAGCTTCCTGTTTGGGGAATCCATGGGTGGAGCAGTTGCTTTGAAGGTGCATTTCAAACAGCCACATGTGTGGGATGGTGCAATTTTAGTTGCACCCATGTGTAAG ATAGCAGATGATATGGTTCCACCTTGGCCTGTGGTGCAATTCCTGATTGGCATGTCTAAATTTCTTCCAAAAGAGAAGCTGGTTCCTCAAAAAGATTTAGCAGAATTGGCATTCAAAGATCCCAAGAAAAGGGAGCAG ACTCGTTACAATGTTATTTCTTACAAAGACAAACCACGCTTGAGGACAGCAGTCGAATTGCTGAGAACCAGCCAAGAGATAGAACGCCGATTGAAAGAA GTTTCTCTACCACTACTAATTCTACATGGTGAAGCTGATATCGTAACAGATCCTTCTGTCAGTAAGGCTTTGTATGAGAATGCATGTAGCTCAGACAAGAAGCTACACCTTTACAAAGATGCATGCCATTCCCTTCTTGAAGGCGAGATGGATGAGATGATATTTCAAGTCTTTGATGACATCATTCTTTGGCTAGATGAACACAGTGTTAGACAAGCATCTTGA